One genomic segment of Polyodon spathula isolate WHYD16114869_AA chromosome 35, ASM1765450v1, whole genome shotgun sequence includes these proteins:
- the LOC121303825 gene encoding cdc42 effector protein 2-like, with protein MPAKTPIYLKTSTPKRGKKLKLRDVLSGDMISPPLGDFRHSAHVGPAGEGDMFGDVSFMQGKLDLLPETGRRASEEEAQGRTLRDGFPVGKKNPRGSLLKNAVSLPAFGQELPPPKPPRLLLDDCPGQRSMSVSHSAETGGCEGHFRDDDELSYSASIPDGFGHLLASSGSLSEGSSDGSEGMGEGCSCYRPLDPMTGLSLDSDAGLSNEDLLNKIREPASVPKSESLLGMDLDLGPSILEDVLRIMDAYKMQDGHWEL; from the coding sequence ATGCCGGCTAAGACCCCTATCTACTTGAAAACCTCCACCCCAAAGCGGGGCAAGAAACTGAAGTTGCGGGACGTCCTGTCCGGGGATATGATCAGCCCCCCTCTGGGTGATTTCCGTCACAGTGCCCACGTGGGGCCGGCAGGGGAGGGGGACATGTTCGGGGACGTGAGCTTCATGCAGGGCAAGCTGGATCTGCTTCCGGAGACGGGCAGGAGGGCCAGCGAGGAGGAAGCCCAGGGCAGGACCCTCAGAGATGGGTTCCCCGTCGGAAAAAAGAACCCCAGAGGCTCCCTGCTGAAGAACGCCGTCTCCCTGCCCGCCTTCGgacaggagctgcctccgcccAAGCCTCCCAGGCTGCTCCTGGACGATTGCCCGGGCCAGAGGTCCATGTCGGTGAGCCACTCTGCAGAGACCGGAGGGTGTGAAGGCCATTTCCGCGATGACGACGAGCTGAGTTACTCCGCCTCCATTCCGGATGGTTTCGGGCACCTGCTGGCTTCCTCTGGCTCGCTCTCCGAGGGTTCCTCTGATGGCTCCGAGGGGATGGGGGAAGGCTGCTCCTGCTACCGGCCCCTAGACCCCATGACCGGGCTGAGTCTCGACTCGGATGCAGGCCTCAGCAACGAGGACCTGCTGAACAAGATTAGAGAACCTGCCAGCGTTCCCAAGTCAGAGTCGCTCCTCGGAATGGATCTGGACCTGGGACCCTCCATCCTGGAAGACGTCCTGAGGATTATGGATGCCTATAAGATGCAGGACGGGCACTGGGAGCTGTAG